The DNA window TACCACTGCCACATGATGGAACACGCTTCCACCTTCCAGATGATGGCCCAGATGGAGGTGGTCACCTGATGGACGCGCTCATCGCCGACGTCGTGGGTGCGGTCGCCGTGGTCGTCTTCCTCTCCTGGCTGCTCGGCGCCGCCGCACGCCGGCTAGGCCAGCCCGCCGTCGTCGGTCAGATGATTGCCGGGATCCTGCTCGGCCCGAGCGTGCTCGGGCACCTGCCCGGGCACCTCACCGAGCGGATCTTCCCGCAGAGCGCCCTCCCGTCGCTCACCGCCCTCGCCCAGGTCTCGGTCGTGCTGTTCATGTTCGTCGTCGGTTACGAGCTCGACCGCCGGCTGCTGCGGCACGGCCGCCGGGCCGCGGTCCTCGTCGCGGTGGCGTCCCTGCTCGTGCCGATGGCCCTGGGCGCCGGCGCCGCGACGGTCTTCGAACCGGCGTTCACCGCGCTCGGCCAGCCACCCACGAGCGGCGCGTTCGTGGCCTTCATGGGCATCGCCGTCTCGATCACGGCGCTGCCCGTGCTCGCCGCGATCCTGCGCGAGCGGGGCCTCACCGCGACCATTCCCGGCGTCACCTCCACCACCGCCGCCGGGATCATGGACGGGGCCGCCTGGATCGTGCTCGCCGCCGTGGTGGCCGGCGCCACCCACCTGCACGGCTACTCGTGGTCGGTCTCGCTGCTGCTGTTCGCGCTCTTCATGGCCGTGATGCTCCTGCTCGTGCGGCCGGCCCTGGCCTGGTGGCTCAAGCGGCGTCCGGGCAAGACCGTGGCGCTGCCGATCGCCATGACCCTCGCCCTGGCCGCCGCCTGGGTCACCGCGTCCCTCGGCTTGCACGCGGTGTTCGGCGGTTTCATCGCAGGGCTCGCGATGCCGCGCCGCGACGCCGAGCCCGACCCGGACGTCCTCGAGCCGATGGAGAAGATCTCCGGCGCGCTCCTGCCGCTCTTCTTCATGATCACTGGGCTGTCGGTGAACATCGGCGCGCTCGGCGGCGACGCGTTCCTGGTACTCGCTCTGGTCTGCCTGATCGCGGTCGTCGGCAAGACGATCCCGGCCTACCTGGCCGCCCGCGCCGGTGGCCTGCGGCCGCGTGACTCCAGCGTGGTGGCCGTCCTGATCAACACGCGTGGTCTCACCGAGCTGATCGCCCTCAACGTGGGGCTGAGTGCCGGTCTCATCGGGCAGCGGTTGTTCAGCGTGCTCGTGCTCATGGCGGTGCTGACCACGGTGCTGACCTCGCCGCTGCTCACCCTGGTGGGCGTGCCGAAACTCGCGGCGGCGAGGACGGCGCCCGCGCCGCCGGGCCGTCCCGCTGTCGCGGCCGCCCCCTCTCCCTGATCGTGCCCGCCTCGGCGGCGGCGCCCTCCCGGGCGCCGCCGCCGGCACCAGGCTGATCACCACACCCGGATACGACTGCTTCCGGCCGCGAGTTCGGCAAGCGGCCCGGCCGGGTACGCCCGGTCCTGCTCCTTGTGCGCGCCCGTCAGGTCGGTCGCGATGACGGCCGGCGTCCCGTCCCGCTCCTCGAACTCGGCGTCGGCGAACCGGACCCGCTCCAGGTCATGCCCGCCGACCGGGGTGATACCCGGCCCGCCGATGCCCTCCGGCAGGTCGGTCACCAGGTACACCTCGTCGCCCTCCTCGACGACCGACACCGCCCCGCCGGAAAGGGTCACCGCGTCCCGCTCACCGGCGTAGGCGCGGGCACCTCCGGCGTAGACGTTGTCCCGGGCGTAGACCGCCTGCTTCACGCCGAGGTAGCGCTGGTGGTCACCGGGCGGCTGCTCGTCGATGCGCCGCAGGTACTCCTCGAAGGACGCCGGGTAGGCGTCGTAACCGGCGGTCCCCGCGTGCGCCGGCTCCCCACCTTCGGGAACCGACCCGCCGTACGCCGCGCCCGGGTCCCCGCCGACGAACACGTTGCCGATCCACCGGTCGTCGCCGCCGACGATGAACGCGTAGCCGGCCACCTGCGTGCTGTGCGGCAGGTGGTACGGCGTGGCCCGGTCCATCACCGGCATCAGCCACAGCGTGCCGCCGATCAGGTTGTGCACGAACGCCCCGCCCTGGCTCCACAGCTCCAAGGCGGCCGGCGAGGCGAGGACGTTGTGCTCCACCAGGTACGGCCCGTGGCTGACCTCGATGAACAGGTCCCGGTTGTTGTTGTAGTAGACGTTGCGCGACACCCGGGTGCCCTGCGTCTGCCAGTCCAGCCAGGTGCCCAGCGAGCAG is part of the Actinoplanes missouriensis 431 genome and encodes:
- a CDS encoding cation:proton antiporter, which encodes MDALIADVVGAVAVVVFLSWLLGAAARRLGQPAVVGQMIAGILLGPSVLGHLPGHLTERIFPQSALPSLTALAQVSVVLFMFVVGYELDRRLLRHGRRAAVLVAVASLLVPMALGAGAATVFEPAFTALGQPPTSGAFVAFMGIAVSITALPVLAAILRERGLTATIPGVTSTTAAGIMDGAAWIVLAAVVAGATHLHGYSWSVSLLLFALFMAVMLLLVRPALAWWLKRRPGKTVALPIAMTLALAAAWVTASLGLHAVFGGFIAGLAMPRRDAEPDPDVLEPMEKISGALLPLFFMITGLSVNIGALGGDAFLVLALVCLIAVVGKTIPAYLAARAGGLRPRDSSVVAVLINTRGLTELIALNVGLSAGLIGQRLFSVLVLMAVLTTVLTSPLLTLVGVPKLAAARTAPAPPGRPAVAAAPSP